Proteins encoded by one window of Cyclobacteriaceae bacterium:
- a CDS encoding alpha/beta hydrolase-fold protein — protein sequence MIKKLIVLGTALILFWSCGQNEKGTTGYAEKPLTEFSDYYSRATAENLYSNHVGDTFKIFKSLPKGYSNESGKKYPLVIILDGNAFFESVVSEMKFNTFIGLIPKSIIVGIGYKDFQTMDSLRSRNYTYPTAIPEYEMDLSGGAENFKRFIDEELIPKLTRENKIDIDKSVICGHSLAGYFTLFYGLKSIEDNSFTIRNIVSASPSLHYNHRFIFDMEEKLMNRSAELKLYISMGTEDMADEESKGILESFEKQIQGKNYHGLKLKAAEFTNFGHIDAAIPGFIKGLTFVFEN from the coding sequence ATGATAAAAAAACTAATCGTACTGGGAACAGCACTCATCTTATTTTGGTCATGCGGGCAAAATGAGAAAGGAACAACTGGATACGCTGAAAAGCCTCTTACTGAATTTTCAGACTATTATTCCCGCGCAACGGCAGAGAATCTCTACTCAAACCATGTTGGCGATACTTTCAAGATTTTTAAGTCCTTGCCAAAGGGATATTCAAACGAATCAGGTAAAAAGTATCCTCTAGTAATAATTCTTGACGGTAATGCATTCTTTGAGTCAGTGGTTTCGGAAATGAAGTTCAATACATTTATCGGACTAATACCAAAATCAATAATTGTTGGAATCGGATATAAAGACTTTCAAACGATGGATTCGCTAAGGTCAAGAAATTATACGTATCCAACAGCAATTCCGGAATATGAAATGGATTTAAGTGGCGGAGCCGAAAATTTCAAAAGATTTATTGATGAGGAACTAATCCCTAAACTTACAAGAGAGAATAAGATTGATATTGACAAGTCAGTTATATGCGGGCACTCACTTGCCGGGTATTTTACGTTATTCTATGGACTAAAATCGATAGAAGATAATTCGTTTACCATAAGGAATATAGTTTCAGCCAGCCCTAGTTTACATTATAACCACAGGTTCATATTTGATATGGAAGAGAAGCTCATGAACAGATCGGCTGAATTGAAACTATACATAAGCATGGGTACAGAAGACATGGCTGACGAAGAATCAAAGGGGATTCTTGAATCATTTGAAAAGCAAATTCAAGGGAAGAATTACCATGGACTTAAATTAAAGGCCGCTGAGTTTACAAACTTTGGACATATTGACGCAGCGATTCCAGGATTTATCAAAGGGCTGACCTTTGTTTTTGAGAACTAA
- a CDS encoding enoyl-CoA hydratase-related protein translates to MSASFQFLKYTVANGVATITLNRPEVYNALNDEITFELQDALKTVSRDEQVRVGVLTGEGKAFCSGQDLKAASGDQKRSFLQSLHKRYNPIIRAMRELPKPIIGRVNGVAAGAGCSLALACDVIVAAEEATFIEVFINIGLVPDSGSSYFLPRTVGSVKAFEMCSMGSRVKATEAQAIGLINKAVPADQLDEAVKVYTDYYAAAPTKSIGIIKKMLNKSTSASLDEMLEYEAYCQEIAGSSHDYKEGVTAFLEKRKPNFTGK, encoded by the coding sequence ATGAGTGCCTCATTTCAGTTTTTGAAGTATACTGTTGCCAATGGTGTTGCCACCATTACTTTGAACCGTCCGGAGGTTTACAATGCCTTAAACGATGAAATTACATTTGAACTTCAGGATGCGTTGAAGACCGTATCCCGCGATGAACAGGTTCGCGTAGGGGTGCTTACTGGTGAAGGTAAGGCTTTTTGTTCCGGCCAGGATTTGAAGGCTGCCTCGGGCGATCAGAAGCGATCGTTTCTTCAATCGTTACACAAGCGCTACAATCCGATTATTCGTGCCATGCGCGAATTGCCTAAGCCGATCATAGGTCGTGTGAATGGCGTAGCGGCTGGTGCCGGATGTTCACTTGCCTTAGCCTGCGATGTTATTGTGGCGGCAGAAGAAGCAACGTTTATTGAAGTATTCATTAATATAGGTCTGGTGCCTGATTCCGGATCATCCTACTTCTTGCCTCGTACCGTTGGCAGTGTAAAAGCATTTGAAATGTGTTCGATGGGTTCTCGTGTAAAGGCAACGGAAGCGCAAGCCATCGGGTTGATCAACAAAGCGGTACCGGCTGATCAGTTGGATGAAGCCGTAAAGGTGTATACCGACTACTATGCAGCAGCCCCTACCAAATCCATCGGCATCATCAAAAAGATGTTGAATAAGTCAACTTCCGCTTCACTTGACGAGATGTTGGAGTATGAAGCTTATTGCCAGGAAATTGCTGGCAGCTCGCACGATTACAAAGAAGGTGTTACGGCCTTTCTGGAAAAGCGCAAACCAAATTTTACGGGTAAATAA
- a CDS encoding succinate dehydrogenase/fumarate reductase iron-sulfur subunit → MKVTLKIWRQKNTSDKGGFKTYQLDHASPDMSFLEMLDVLNTDLIKKGEEPVHFDHDCREGICGMCSLYINGRPHGPLQTTTCQLHMRSFKDGETITIEPWRAKSFPVIKDLVVDRSAFDRIQQAGGYVSVNTGGVPDANEIPIPKKIADEAFDAATCIGCGACVAACKNASAMLFVSAKVSQFALLPQGKPERKERVERMVAQMDAEGFGSCTNTKACEAECPKGISVTNIARMNREYYSSMASSYEWQVGGGE, encoded by the coding sequence ATGAAAGTAACGCTGAAGATATGGCGTCAGAAAAATACATCTGACAAAGGAGGATTCAAGACTTATCAACTTGATCACGCCTCTCCGGACATGTCGTTTTTGGAGATGTTGGATGTACTGAATACTGACCTGATTAAGAAAGGTGAGGAGCCTGTTCATTTTGATCATGATTGCCGGGAAGGCATTTGCGGCATGTGCTCGCTCTACATCAACGGCAGGCCGCATGGTCCGTTGCAAACCACGACCTGTCAGCTGCACATGCGCAGTTTTAAAGATGGGGAAACCATTACCATTGAACCGTGGCGTGCAAAATCATTTCCGGTAATTAAGGATCTGGTGGTTGATCGTTCAGCGTTTGATCGTATACAACAAGCAGGTGGTTATGTTTCCGTGAATACCGGTGGTGTTCCGGATGCAAATGAAATTCCCATCCCAAAAAAGATTGCGGATGAGGCATTCGATGCGGCAACGTGTATTGGTTGCGGTGCCTGCGTGGCCGCTTGTAAAAATGCATCGGCTATGTTGTTTGTGAGCGCTAAGGTTTCGCAATTTGCGTTGTTACCACAAGGTAAGCCTGAACGAAAGGAACGCGTGGAGCGCATGGTAGCCCAAATGGATGCTGAAGGTTTCGGGTCATGCACCAATACCAAAGCCTGCGAAGCCGAGTGTCCGAAAGGCATCAGCGTAACAAACATTGCCCGAATGAACCGCGAATATTATTCATCGATGGCGAGTTCGTATGAATGGCAAGTAGGAGGAGGAGAATAA
- a CDS encoding universal stress protein has translation MLNILVPTDFSDLSKVAMRYAIDMAKKMNGKVTLLHVIDTAQHASSMRLRLSSLIDELVKMAEEDFESVLAEANKLNKGGKPIKHAIELGSSFVDAVARFAKKHKANLVIMGTHGASGLKKVVMGSNTASLLEASNVPVLAIPSGSVFKKFRSVVYATDLLNTSGEFKALLSIVSKVKPLIHIIHVAPDKKAATVAESKIDKVVIKSGYKNVLVRVLVNEDTPVVISNYVKKLKVDVLTMFPHKHSFFEKLFKPSVTKQLSFLNSAPLLAFKSKG, from the coding sequence ATGTTGAACATTCTTGTTCCCACCGATTTTTCTGATTTATCTAAAGTAGCCATGCGCTACGCCATAGATATGGCCAAAAAAATGAACGGAAAAGTAACGCTGCTTCATGTTATTGATACTGCGCAACATGCCTCTAGCATGCGCCTGCGGCTTAGCTCGCTGATTGATGAACTGGTGAAAATGGCAGAAGAGGACTTTGAATCTGTTTTAGCTGAGGCTAATAAGTTGAATAAAGGCGGCAAGCCGATAAAACACGCCATTGAGTTAGGATCTTCTTTTGTTGATGCCGTAGCAAGATTTGCCAAAAAGCATAAAGCTAATTTAGTCATCATGGGAACCCACGGGGCATCAGGTTTGAAGAAGGTGGTGATGGGAAGTAACACAGCTTCTTTGCTGGAGGCCAGTAATGTACCGGTGCTTGCGATTCCTTCAGGCAGCGTATTCAAAAAGTTCAGATCGGTTGTGTATGCTACAGATTTATTAAATACGTCAGGCGAGTTTAAAGCCTTGCTTTCGATTGTGAGCAAAGTAAAGCCCTTGATTCATATCATTCATGTAGCACCCGATAAAAAAGCAGCAACAGTTGCGGAGAGCAAGATTGATAAAGTTGTGATAAAGTCTGGGTACAAGAATGTGTTGGTTCGTGTGTTGGTTAATGAAGATACTCCGGTCGTCATCAGTAACTATGTAAAGAAGTTGAAAGTAGATGTACTCACGATGTTCCCACACAAACACAGTTTCTTCGAAAAGCTGTTTAAGCCCAGTGTAACAAAACAACTGAGTTTTCTGAACAGCGCGCCTTTACTTGCTTTTAAAAGCAAGGGATGA
- the asnS gene encoding asparagine--tRNA ligase, protein MKRTKIKELLTVEPKGQSVTVKGWVRTFRNNQFISLNDGSTIQNLQAVVALNSQAEGTLKRITTGACLSVTGELVPSPAKGQPVELKVQALEILGDSDPEKYPLQPKKHSLEFLREIAHLRARTNTFGAVMRVRHAMAFAVHKFFNDRGFFYIHTPIITGSDAEGAGAMFRVTTLDMNKPPRDEQGHIDVKEDFFGRETNLTVSGQLEVETYALALSETYTFGPTFRAENSNTTRHLAEFWMIEPEMAFYDIHDNMELAEAFLKYLCQYALDNCAEDLEFLDKRAKEEEQSKPQDQRSELGLIDRLKFVVNNEFQKLSYTEAFDILRNSNPNKKKKFQYLIENWGVDLQSEHERYLVEKHFKKPVILYNYPAAIKAFYMRQNEDGKTVAAMDVLFPGIGEIIGGSQREERYDNLLKRVQELGLPEKELWWYLELRKFGSAPHSGFGLGFERLILFVTGMTNIRDVIPFPRFPGNAEF, encoded by the coding sequence ATGAAGCGCACCAAGATAAAAGAACTGCTTACTGTGGAGCCTAAGGGCCAATCCGTTACTGTAAAGGGCTGGGTACGTACCTTCCGTAACAATCAGTTCATTTCCCTGAACGATGGATCAACCATCCAAAACCTTCAGGCAGTGGTTGCGCTAAACTCCCAGGCTGAGGGCACACTAAAGCGCATCACTACAGGAGCATGCCTTTCTGTTACCGGAGAACTCGTTCCCTCTCCTGCAAAAGGTCAGCCGGTGGAACTAAAGGTACAGGCACTTGAAATTTTGGGTGACAGCGACCCGGAGAAATATCCGCTTCAGCCCAAGAAACACTCGCTTGAGTTTTTACGTGAGATTGCGCATTTGCGAGCACGTACCAACACCTTTGGAGCCGTGATGCGTGTGCGTCATGCCATGGCTTTTGCTGTTCACAAATTCTTTAACGATCGCGGATTCTTTTATATCCATACGCCCATTATTACGGGCTCAGATGCGGAAGGTGCAGGTGCCATGTTCCGTGTTACTACGCTCGACATGAACAAACCGCCACGCGATGAACAAGGACATATTGATGTGAAAGAAGATTTTTTCGGACGGGAGACGAACCTGACCGTATCGGGCCAACTGGAAGTTGAAACCTATGCGCTTGCCTTATCGGAGACCTATACGTTCGGCCCGACTTTTCGTGCGGAAAATTCAAACACCACTCGTCACCTGGCCGAGTTCTGGATGATTGAACCAGAGATGGCTTTCTACGACATCCACGATAACATGGAACTGGCAGAAGCCTTTTTGAAATACCTGTGCCAGTACGCGCTGGATAATTGCGCAGAAGATCTGGAATTTCTGGATAAGCGCGCGAAAGAAGAAGAACAATCGAAACCACAAGATCAACGCAGCGAACTCGGGTTGATTGACCGCCTGAAATTTGTGGTGAATAATGAATTTCAAAAACTTTCGTACACAGAAGCATTTGATATTCTAAGAAACTCCAATCCAAACAAAAAGAAAAAATTCCAATACCTGATTGAAAACTGGGGTGTTGACTTACAATCGGAACACGAACGTTACCTGGTTGAAAAGCATTTTAAAAAACCGGTTATCCTGTACAACTATCCCGCGGCTATCAAGGCATTTTACATGCGCCAGAATGAAGACGGAAAAACGGTGGCGGCTATGGATGTGCTCTTCCCAGGCATTGGCGAAATTATTGGCGGCTCACAACGTGAGGAACGTTATGATAACTTATTGAAGCGTGTACAAGAACTCGGCTTGCCTGAAAAAGAGTTGTGGTGGTACCTGGAGCTCCGCAAATTTGGTTCTGCACCACACAGTGGATTTGGCCTTGGTTTCGAGCGCTTGATTTTATTCGTTACGGGAATGACTAACATCCGCGATGTGATCCCTTTCCCGCGTTTCCCGGGCAATGCTGAATTTTAA
- the rpoN gene encoding RNA polymerase factor sigma-54, translating into MQKLGLNQSLQQKLSPQQIQFIKLLQVPTAELESRIEEELEINPALEEGGDDNQQEERTENDDDYQETSGSEEEVDITDYLRDDEYSSYKTQGDGGGDDDDDREMPIPMGTSLHEQLMTQLGYLGLSDHEEAIGKQLIGSIEADGYIRRELEAIVNDLAFSQGIETTLEEVEKILKRIQSFDPPGIAARNLQECLLLQLERMDNGHDIDVAVAKQILTECFDEFTKKHYQKIQKKLGTEDEEFVRDAVELIVRLNPKPGSGSSSGMIKNQVVIPDYILSNNNGKIELALNSRNAPELRISRSYTEMFKAYDKGDKKDKKLKEAVTFVKQKLDAAKWFIDAIKQRQQTLLKTMKAIVDFQYDFFLEGDETKLKPMILKDIAQMINMDISTVSRVASSKYVQTDFGIYPLKYFFSEGISTDTGEEVSSREVKKIIQDIIDAEDKGKPLSDDKLEKILNEKGYNIARRTVAKYREQLNIPVARLRKEL; encoded by the coding sequence ATGCAGAAACTAGGGTTAAACCAATCGTTACAACAAAAGCTGTCGCCACAGCAGATTCAGTTCATCAAGCTGCTTCAGGTGCCCACAGCCGAGCTGGAAAGCCGGATTGAGGAAGAACTGGAAATAAACCCGGCTTTGGAAGAGGGGGGGGACGACAACCAGCAGGAGGAGCGCACGGAAAATGACGATGATTACCAGGAAACATCGGGCAGCGAAGAGGAGGTAGACATTACCGACTATCTGCGCGATGACGAGTACAGCAGTTACAAGACGCAAGGCGATGGCGGGGGCGATGATGATGACGACCGTGAAATGCCCATCCCGATGGGTACTTCGTTGCATGAACAACTGATGACCCAGTTAGGGTACCTGGGTCTGAGCGATCATGAAGAGGCCATCGGAAAACAATTGATCGGAAGTATTGAGGCGGACGGATACATCCGGAGGGAATTGGAAGCCATTGTGAACGACCTGGCATTTTCCCAAGGCATTGAAACTACGCTCGAAGAAGTTGAGAAGATTCTGAAAAGAATTCAGTCGTTTGACCCACCGGGAATTGCAGCACGTAACCTGCAAGAGTGTTTGTTGCTGCAACTGGAGCGGATGGATAACGGGCATGATATTGACGTGGCGGTTGCCAAACAGATTCTCACCGAGTGCTTTGATGAATTTACCAAGAAGCATTATCAGAAAATCCAGAAGAAGTTAGGAACCGAAGATGAGGAGTTTGTGCGCGATGCCGTAGAGTTGATCGTGCGCCTCAACCCCAAACCGGGTAGCGGCAGTTCATCCGGTATGATAAAAAACCAGGTGGTTATTCCGGATTATATCCTCAGCAACAATAACGGAAAGATTGAGTTGGCCCTGAACTCACGTAACGCGCCTGAACTGCGCATCAGTCGTTCATACACGGAGATGTTTAAGGCGTACGACAAAGGCGATAAGAAAGATAAGAAACTGAAAGAGGCGGTAACGTTTGTCAAGCAAAAGCTGGATGCCGCCAAATGGTTTATTGATGCTATTAAACAGCGTCAGCAAACCTTGTTGAAAACCATGAAGGCCATTGTTGATTTTCAATATGATTTCTTTCTGGAAGGTGATGAGACTAAACTCAAGCCCATGATTTTGAAAGACATTGCGCAGATGATCAACATGGATATTTCAACGGTATCGCGTGTGGCCAGCAGTAAGTATGTACAAACGGATTTCGGAATTTATCCGTTGAAGTACTTTTTCTCTGAAGGCATTAGCACGGATACGGGTGAAGAAGTGAGTAGCCGTGAAGTAAAGAAAATCATTCAGGATATTATTGACGCGGAAGACAAAGGCAAACCTTTGTCGGATGACAAGCTGGAAAAAATATTAAATGAAAAAGGTTATAACATTGCCCGCAGAACGGTAGCCAAGTACCGCGAGCAATTGAATATACCAGTGGCCCGTTTACGTAAAGAGTTGTAG
- a CDS encoding LPP20 family lipoprotein: protein MKRIFLYLVLILSACSPKVQPVDPRPDWLTGQLNEPRYYTGVGHSAKDGTNNYVQAAKKSALDDLVSQIKVTVSSTSILSVFEQDRKEFREQYEQIIQTEVADEIEEFEQAGAYEDERNYWVYYRLSKERYRQIKEEQKRNAVILATDFVNKARKAEKEGSRLQAIGFYFQAFRSVEKYLGEAIPAKIDDREVLLTNEIYASIKALLDKIKLQVEPAEMVINRRLNLNAQPVMVQAVYTDTNQPAVNFPLVAAFEKGEGEVFPDYITDENGQSKILISKIASRDLEQTVGVKLNLDAISGTSGSPVYNLIASTLNAPTAKTILKVQRPVVYLTSYEKSLGILKNSSQISNRLKNLLTNAGFEFSTSSQSADLLMEVTSDSEKGSISGSIYITFLTGVIRVTEAKEGRVIYATTLDRIKGYGLDYDRSSQDAYNKAIETLEKERMTELLNTVLQ, encoded by the coding sequence GTGAAGCGCATATTTCTATACCTGGTTTTAATACTGTCTGCCTGTAGCCCTAAAGTTCAGCCGGTCGACCCACGCCCGGATTGGCTTACCGGCCAATTGAATGAACCACGCTACTATACCGGGGTAGGGCACAGCGCAAAAGATGGTACCAACAACTATGTGCAGGCAGCTAAGAAAAGCGCGTTGGATGATCTGGTTTCGCAAATAAAAGTGACGGTTTCAAGCACATCAATTTTGAGTGTTTTTGAACAGGATCGTAAAGAGTTTCGTGAGCAATATGAACAAATCATTCAAACCGAAGTAGCGGATGAGATTGAAGAGTTTGAACAGGCCGGAGCATACGAAGACGAGCGAAACTACTGGGTTTATTATCGCTTGTCAAAGGAGCGTTACAGGCAAATAAAAGAAGAACAAAAGCGCAATGCCGTAATTCTGGCAACGGATTTTGTTAACAAGGCGCGTAAAGCGGAAAAGGAAGGGTCACGCCTGCAGGCAATCGGATTTTATTTTCAGGCATTCCGAAGTGTTGAGAAATACCTGGGTGAGGCCATTCCGGCTAAAATTGATGACCGTGAAGTTTTGCTTACAAACGAAATATACGCTTCCATAAAGGCCTTGTTAGATAAAATTAAACTTCAGGTTGAGCCTGCCGAGATGGTTATTAACAGGAGGCTAAACCTGAATGCGCAGCCTGTAATGGTTCAGGCCGTGTACACGGATACTAATCAACCAGCGGTGAATTTTCCACTGGTTGCAGCGTTCGAAAAGGGCGAAGGTGAGGTTTTTCCAGACTACATCACGGATGAAAATGGCCAGTCAAAAATTTTAATCAGCAAAATTGCTTCACGTGATCTGGAGCAAACCGTGGGGGTAAAACTAAACCTGGATGCCATCAGCGGAACATCTGGATCTCCGGTTTATAATTTGATAGCTTCAACCTTAAATGCACCCACAGCAAAAACAATTCTGAAAGTTCAGCGTCCGGTGGTGTACCTTACTTCGTATGAAAAGTCGTTGGGTATTTTAAAGAACAGCAGTCAGATTTCAAATCGACTTAAAAACCTGTTGACCAATGCCGGCTTTGAGTTTTCAACCAGCAGTCAATCGGCCGACCTGCTGATGGAGGTTACATCCGATTCTGAAAAAGGTTCTATCTCCGGAAGCATTTACATCACGTTCCTTACTGGAGTTATTCGGGTTACGGAAGCAAAAGAGGGGCGGGTTATCTATGCCACCACACTTGATCGCATAAAGGGATATGGCCTGGATTACGACCGGTCGAGCCAGGACGCCTATAACAAGGCCATTGAAACCCTTGAAAAAGAGCGCATGACGGAACTATTAAACACCGTTTTACAATAA